From the Photobacterium sp. GJ3 genome, one window contains:
- a CDS encoding VWA domain-containing protein: MADFTFLHPLWFTALIPLAVLVPVLLKRRGQTGLIAPHLQAEDASQAQQFRRLPVLLLSLGWLLTVLAMAGPSWEKQNMPAFNLKQARVLVMDMSNSMFATDLQPNRLEQAKYKAMDLLPHWREGSTGLIAYAGDGYVISPLTQDSATLAALIPGLSPEILPIQGSNAATGIQAAVNLLKQGGHPQGDLILITDGLSERETEQTNAILNGTDYQLSILAVGTAQGAPITMSDGRLLQDNQGKTIVSKTNLTQLRSLARSHGGVMTAWRGNDQDIHTLLQATTNRKTAQTPDQDNQIVERLNGGFWLIIPVLLLCLPACRKGIAFIVLLGLFMPVDQSVASPWQNQDQQAYDQYQQQNYEQAARMFESPAWKGAAQYQAGDYAGAIETLTPMTDPQSRYNLANAYAQSGELQKAKDIYQDVLRQDPENTDARHNLETVETLIKQQQTEQQAQNGNNHPQDSQNQQGQQGQQGQQGQQGQQGQQGQQGQQGQQGQQGQQGQQGQQGQQGQDNAPPAGGQQSTGNAADQRQNEQQPSQTSETDGSGSLDSAGQHTASATAPDSESAQQRNPGQRAPSETQQDDASASEPSQTANTSGRPSDAQESDQPGESWSENQNQSHADDVEQNTDTLAGTQDGQNPQDEPASGLTASHPTLKKLEQIPDSTSELLRAQILLQAREKSAPDAPENRW, from the coding sequence ATGGCTGATTTTACCTTTTTGCACCCGCTGTGGTTCACCGCCCTGATCCCGTTGGCAGTGCTTGTCCCTGTACTCCTGAAGCGACGTGGCCAAACCGGACTGATTGCGCCCCACCTGCAGGCAGAAGATGCCTCGCAGGCCCAGCAGTTCCGCCGTCTGCCTGTGCTGTTACTCAGTCTCGGCTGGCTGCTGACCGTGCTGGCCATGGCGGGGCCCAGTTGGGAAAAACAGAACATGCCGGCGTTCAACCTGAAACAAGCCCGTGTGCTGGTGATGGATATGTCGAATTCAATGTTCGCCACCGATCTTCAGCCCAACCGGCTTGAACAGGCCAAATACAAAGCGATGGATCTCCTGCCCCACTGGCGCGAAGGTTCAACAGGCTTGATCGCGTACGCAGGAGATGGCTATGTGATCAGCCCGCTCACTCAGGACAGTGCCACCCTTGCTGCTTTGATTCCCGGCCTGTCGCCTGAAATCTTGCCGATTCAGGGCAGCAACGCTGCAACCGGCATTCAGGCCGCAGTGAATCTGCTCAAACAGGGCGGTCATCCCCAGGGGGATCTGATTCTGATCACTGACGGACTCAGTGAACGTGAAACTGAACAGACCAACGCGATTCTCAATGGCACGGATTACCAACTCTCTATTCTTGCAGTCGGAACAGCACAAGGCGCGCCAATTACCATGTCGGATGGCCGCCTGTTGCAAGACAATCAGGGCAAGACAATCGTCAGTAAAACCAACCTGACCCAATTGCGGTCACTGGCTCGCAGTCATGGCGGGGTGATGACAGCCTGGCGGGGTAACGATCAGGATATTCATACGCTGCTTCAAGCCACGACGAACCGGAAAACGGCACAAACGCCGGATCAGGACAACCAAATTGTTGAACGGCTGAATGGTGGCTTCTGGCTGATAATTCCGGTGCTCTTGCTCTGTCTGCCCGCATGCCGCAAAGGTATTGCTTTCATCGTGCTGCTCGGCCTGTTCATGCCAGTTGATCAGAGCGTTGCATCCCCATGGCAAAATCAGGACCAGCAAGCCTACGATCAATACCAGCAGCAGAACTATGAACAAGCAGCGCGGATGTTTGAATCCCCCGCATGGAAAGGCGCAGCCCAATATCAGGCAGGGGATTATGCCGGTGCTATTGAGACGCTGACCCCGATGACAGATCCTCAGTCCCGATATAATCTGGCGAATGCTTACGCTCAGTCCGGCGAATTACAAAAAGCCAAAGATATCTATCAGGATGTACTCCGGCAGGATCCTGAAAACACAGACGCCAGACACAATCTTGAGACGGTCGAGACGCTGATCAAACAACAGCAAACCGAGCAGCAAGCGCAGAATGGCAACAATCACCCGCAAGATTCACAAAATCAGCAGGGTCAGCAGGGTCAGCAGGGTCAGCAGGGTCAGCAGGGTCAGCAGGGTCAGCAGGGTCAGCAGGGTCAGCAGGGTCAGCAGGGTCAGCAGGGTCAGCAGGGTCAGCAGGGTCAGCAGGGTCAGCAGGGTCAAGATAACGCCCCCCCAGCTGGCGGGCAACAGTCAACCGGCAACGCCGCTGATCAAAGACAAAATGAACAGCAGCCAAGTCAGACCTCTGAAACGGACGGTTCAGGATCCCTGGATTCAGCCGGACAACACACAGCCTCTGCTACGGCCCCGGATTCAGAATCTGCGCAACAGCGCAATCCCGGACAGCGTGCGCCGTCGGAGACCCAGCAAGATGACGCGTCTGCCTCTGAACCATCTCAGACTGCGAACACTTCGGGTCGCCCATCCGATGCACAAGAGAGCGATCAGCCCGGAGAATCATGGTCAGAGAACCAGAACCAAAGTCATGCGGACGATGTCGAACAGAATACTGACACACTCGCTGGCACACAAGACGGTCAAAATCCACAGGATGAACCGGCCAGTGGCCTGACAGCCAGTCATCCGACGCTGAAGAAACTCGAACAAATTCCCGACAGTACCAGTGAATTACTCCGGGCGCAGATTCTTCTGCAAGCCCGAGAGAAATCTGCACCGGATGCCCCGGAAAACCGCTGGTAA